One window of Dinoroseobacter shibae DFL 12 = DSM 16493 genomic DNA carries:
- the pcaF gene encoding 3-oxoadipyl-CoA thiolase translates to MDAVICDGVRTPIGRYGGALSSVRADDLAALPIAALMARNPGVDWARVDEVIYGAANQAGEDNRNVARMAALLAGLPEEVPGLTVNRLCASGMDAVGAAARGIKAGEYDLAIAGGIESMSRAPFVMPKAESAFTRAATVHDTTIGWRFVNPKIAAMHGIDTMPQTADTVAAAYEISRADQDAFAARSQARWAAADAAGLFADEIVPVPVPQRGSAPILVDRDEHPRPGTDAARLAGLKGINGPGLSVTAGNASGVNDGAAALLIASAAAARAHGLTPMARVVGMASAGVAPRVMGIGPVPASRKLLDRAGLTLDQMDVIELNEAFASQSLATLRQLGLADDDVRVNPNGGAIAMGHPLGMSGARLVLTAAHQLRRTGGRYALCTMCVGVGQGTALILERV, encoded by the coding sequence GTGGACGCAGTGATTTGCGATGGGGTCCGAACCCCGATCGGGCGCTATGGCGGGGCGCTGTCCTCGGTGCGGGCCGATGACCTCGCCGCCCTGCCCATCGCAGCCCTGATGGCGCGCAATCCGGGTGTGGACTGGGCCCGGGTCGACGAGGTGATCTATGGCGCCGCCAACCAGGCCGGGGAAGACAACCGCAACGTCGCGCGCATGGCCGCCCTGCTCGCCGGTCTGCCCGAGGAGGTGCCCGGCCTCACGGTGAACCGGCTCTGTGCCAGTGGCATGGACGCGGTCGGCGCTGCCGCGCGCGGGATCAAGGCCGGGGAATATGACCTGGCCATCGCCGGCGGGATCGAGAGCATGAGCCGCGCGCCCTTCGTCATGCCCAAGGCCGAGAGCGCGTTTACCCGCGCCGCCACGGTCCACGACACCACCATCGGCTGGCGCTTCGTCAACCCGAAGATTGCGGCAATGCATGGCATCGATACGATGCCGCAAACCGCCGACACCGTCGCCGCCGCCTACGAGATCAGCCGCGCCGACCAGGACGCCTTCGCCGCGCGGTCCCAGGCCCGCTGGGCCGCCGCCGACGCAGCCGGGCTCTTTGCCGACGAGATCGTGCCGGTCCCGGTGCCCCAGCGCGGGAGTGCCCCGATCCTCGTGGACCGGGACGAACACCCCCGCCCGGGCACCGATGCCGCCCGGCTGGCCGGGCTGAAGGGCATCAACGGGCCCGGTCTGTCGGTCACGGCGGGCAATGCCAGCGGCGTGAACGACGGCGCCGCGGCGCTGCTGATCGCGTCGGCCGCCGCGGCGCGGGCCCATGGGCTGACCCCGATGGCGCGGGTGGTCGGCATGGCCTCCGCCGGGGTGGCGCCGCGTGTCATGGGAATTGGCCCCGTGCCCGCCAGCCGCAAGCTGCTGGACCGCGCGGGCCTGACCCTCGACCAGATGGACGTGATCGAGCTGAACGAGGCCTTCGCGAGCCAGAGCCTCGCGACACTGCGCCAGCTTGGCCTGGCCGATGACGATGTCAGGGTGAACCCCAATGGCGGCGCCATCGCCATGGGCCATCCGCTGGGCATGTCCGGCGCGCGGCTGGTGCTGACGGCGGCGCATCAGCTCAGGCGCACGGGCGGGCGCTATGCGCTCTGCACCATGTGCGTCGGCGTGGGCCAGGGCACGGCCCTGATACTCGAACGCGTCTGA
- a CDS encoding TetR/AcrR family transcriptional regulator: MSRPIAKDHDAKRMHILKVAARVFADQGFARASMAQVAKDCGISKANIYHYYSSKDALLFDILDTYLSALRDRILGLDLAGLAPEAQLGRIVTETLRAYEGMDHEHKIQTEGIPLLPPEQQKILKAYQRDLVGQMSGIVAAIAPEAFAQDSRKLRATVMSIFGMLNWFYMWNSPADRQARDDYAGLVTRLTLSGLRGL; the protein is encoded by the coding sequence GTGTCGCGCCCCATCGCCAAGGACCACGACGCAAAGCGGATGCATATCCTGAAGGTCGCGGCCCGCGTCTTCGCGGACCAGGGGTTCGCGCGCGCCTCGATGGCCCAGGTGGCGAAGGATTGCGGCATCTCGAAGGCCAATATCTATCACTATTACAGCAGCAAGGACGCGCTGCTCTTCGATATCCTCGACACTTACCTGTCGGCCCTGCGCGACCGTATCCTCGGGCTGGACCTGGCCGGGCTCGCCCCCGAGGCGCAGCTCGGGCGGATCGTGACCGAGACCCTGCGCGCCTATGAGGGGATGGATCACGAGCACAAGATCCAGACCGAGGGCATCCCGTTGCTGCCCCCGGAGCAGCAGAAGATCCTCAAGGCCTATCAGCGCGACCTCGTGGGGCAGATGAGCGGCATCGTGGCCGCGATCGCACCGGAGGCGTTCGCGCAGGACTCGCGCAAGCTGCGTGCGACGGTGATGTCGATCTTCGGAATGCTCAACTGGTTCTACATGTGGAACAGCCCCGCCGACCGGCAGGCGCGGGACGACTACGCCGGGCTGGTCACGCGGCTGACCCTGTCGGGGCTGCGCGGGCTCTGA
- a CDS encoding 2Fe-2S iron-sulfur cluster-binding protein: MARFHPLSVTDVRKTIRDAVVVTLKPVDGGDFGFIQGQYLTFRRSFDGTELRRSYSICAGRDDGVLQVGIKRVEGGAFSTWANDSLAPGMTLEAMAPMGSFHTPLDPHTPRNYLAFAGGSGITPILSILKTVLAREPGSRLTLVYANRGVNTIMFREELEDLKNLHMGRLTVIHVLESDAQEIDLFTGRVDGAKCDALFAHWIDIDSIDTAFICGPEPMMLGIAAALRAHGMTDDRIKFELFASGQPGRLPRKPGAAAGHDPEARATAATVTMDGAARSFAMDKDQSILDAALANALDAPYACKAGVCSTCKCKVLEGEVEMIANHALEDYEVARGYVLSCQSYPVTDRVVVTYDH, translated from the coding sequence ATGGCCCGTTTTCATCCCCTGTCAGTCACGGATGTCCGCAAGACCATTCGCGACGCGGTCGTGGTGACCCTGAAACCCGTCGACGGGGGCGATTTCGGGTTCATCCAGGGGCAGTACCTGACCTTCCGGCGGTCCTTCGACGGCACCGAGCTGCGCCGCTCCTACTCGATCTGCGCCGGACGGGATGACGGCGTGCTTCAGGTCGGCATCAAGCGGGTCGAGGGCGGCGCGTTCTCGACCTGGGCCAATGACAGCCTCGCGCCCGGCATGACCCTGGAGGCGATGGCGCCGATGGGCAGCTTCCACACGCCCCTCGACCCGCACACGCCCCGCAACTATCTCGCCTTCGCCGGGGGGTCGGGCATCACGCCGATCCTGTCGATCCTGAAGACCGTGCTCGCCCGGGAGCCCGGCAGCCGCTTGACGCTGGTCTATGCCAACCGGGGTGTGAACACGATCATGTTCCGCGAGGAGCTGGAGGATCTCAAGAACCTGCACATGGGGCGGCTGACCGTGATCCATGTGCTGGAAAGCGACGCGCAGGAGATCGACCTGTTCACCGGCCGGGTCGACGGGGCGAAATGCGACGCCCTGTTCGCCCACTGGATCGACATCGACAGCATCGACACCGCCTTCATCTGCGGGCCCGAACCGATGATGCTGGGCATCGCGGCGGCGCTGCGGGCGCACGGGATGACCGACGACCGGATCAAGTTCGAACTTTTCGCCAGCGGCCAGCCCGGGCGCCTGCCGCGCAAACCCGGCGCCGCCGCCGGTCACGACCCCGAGGCCCGGGCGACCGCGGCCACCGTCACCATGGACGGCGCGGCGCGCAGCTTTGCCATGGACAAGGACCAGTCGATCCTCGACGCGGCGCTCGCGAACGCACTGGATGCGCCCTATGCCTGCAAGGCCGGGGTCTGCTCCACCTGCAAGTGCAAGGTGCTGGAGGGCGAGGTGGAGATGATCGCCAACCACGCGCTGGAAGATTACGAGGTGGCAAGGGGGTACGTGCTGTCCTGCCAGTCCTACCCGGTGACGGACCGGGTTGTGGTGACCTACGACCACTAG
- the paaA gene encoding 1,2-phenylacetyl-CoA epoxidase subunit PaaA, translating into MYAQMIASEASREDPEKLAAFQARIDAGEKIEPKDWMPEGYRKTLIRQIGQHAHSEIVGQLPEGNWITRAPTLERKAILLAKVQDEAGHGLYLYCAAETLGVSRDELTEMLLDGRMKYSSIFNYPTLTWADMGAVGWLVDGAAIMNQVPLQRTSFGPYARAMIRICKEESFHQRQGYDIMMKMARGTPAQKAMAQNALDRFWYPALMMFGPSDKDSVHSAQSMAWKIKINTNDELRQKFVDQTVPQAEYLGLTVPDETLKWNDDKGGYDFAEPDWDEFFEVIRGNGPCNTERLAARNRAWDEGQWVRDGLLAHAAKRKHRKVAAE; encoded by the coding sequence ATGTATGCACAGATGATCGCATCCGAAGCGAGCCGGGAGGACCCGGAGAAGCTGGCCGCCTTCCAGGCGCGCATCGACGCGGGCGAGAAGATCGAGCCGAAGGACTGGATGCCCGAAGGCTACCGCAAGACCCTGATCCGCCAGATCGGCCAGCACGCCCATTCCGAGATCGTCGGCCAGCTGCCCGAGGGCAACTGGATCACCCGGGCCCCCACACTGGAGCGCAAGGCGATCCTGCTGGCCAAGGTGCAGGACGAGGCGGGCCACGGGCTCTATCTCTATTGCGCGGCCGAGACCCTGGGCGTGTCGCGCGACGAACTGACCGAGATGCTGCTGGATGGCCGCATGAAATACAGCTCGATCTTCAACTACCCGACCCTGACCTGGGCCGATATGGGGGCGGTCGGCTGGCTGGTCGATGGTGCGGCGATCATGAACCAGGTGCCGTTGCAGCGGACCTCCTTCGGGCCCTATGCCCGGGCGATGATCCGGATCTGCAAGGAGGAATCGTTCCACCAGCGGCAGGGCTATGACATCATGATGAAGATGGCCCGGGGCACGCCCGCCCAGAAGGCGATGGCCCAGAACGCGCTGGACCGGTTCTGGTATCCCGCGCTGATGATGTTCGGCCCCTCGGACAAGGACAGCGTACATTCCGCCCAGTCGATGGCCTGGAAGATCAAGATCAACACCAATGACGAGCTGCGCCAGAAATTCGTCGACCAGACCGTACCGCAGGCCGAATATCTCGGGCTGACCGTGCCCGACGAGACGCTGAAATGGAACGACGACAAGGGCGGCTACGATTTCGCCGAACCGGACTGGGACGAGTTCTTCGAGGTGATCCGCGGCAACGGGCCGTGCAACACCGAACGTCTGGCGGCGCGCAACAGGGCCTGGGACGAGGGCCAATGGGTGCGCGACGGCCTTCTGGCCCATGCCGCGAAACGCAAGCACAGGAAGGTTGCCGCAGAATGA
- a CDS encoding FAD-dependent oxidoreductase — protein MLQDRYALAFRLYPYRKCADQDAPAPRRHKVVVVGGGPIGLATALDLGRQGVPVLLLDDHEGIGMGSRAICFSKRTLEIAARYGCAGPMLDKGVVWNVGKVFQDDRQVFEFNLLPEAGHAHPAFINLPQPWFEKYLFDQICTAQEAGAPIEIRGRNRVEGIDTLADHAALEVATPDGPYRIEADWVIGCDGAGSPLRAMLGLDFKGRVFQDSFLIADIRMRSDDFPTERWFWFEPWFKSGASTLLHRQPDDIWRVDFQIGWDVDRAEELKEANIRRRLDAMLGAEVAYDIVWSSIYTFQCRRMEKFRHHRVIFAGDAAHQVSPFGARGANSGMQDVDNLGWKLGLVITGQAPDTLLDSYDHERIQGADENILHSTRATDFITPKSKVSHLFRNAVLHLAEKHPFARPLVNSGRLSVPCVYDGSPLNGPDALPGGPARTRVGSPCADAPLGADFLLRQLGDGFVLLAIDRAVPDEIALDGPPVRALRISKADDPSGALAARYLGTAEGAVYLIRPDQHVAARWPAFDAGAVQAALTTACGKD, from the coding sequence ATGCTGCAAGACCGCTACGCCCTCGCCTTTCGGCTCTATCCTTACCGCAAATGCGCCGATCAGGACGCCCCCGCGCCGCGCCGCCACAAGGTCGTGGTGGTCGGCGGCGGGCCCATCGGGCTGGCCACCGCGCTCGATCTCGGGCGGCAAGGGGTGCCGGTGCTGCTGCTCGACGATCACGAGGGGATCGGCATGGGCAGCCGGGCGATCTGTTTTTCCAAGCGTACCCTGGAGATCGCCGCGCGCTATGGCTGCGCGGGCCCGATGCTCGACAAGGGGGTGGTGTGGAACGTGGGCAAGGTGTTCCAGGACGACCGGCAGGTGTTCGAGTTCAACCTGCTGCCCGAGGCCGGCCATGCCCACCCGGCCTTCATCAACCTGCCGCAACCCTGGTTCGAGAAATACCTCTTCGACCAAATCTGCACCGCGCAAGAGGCCGGCGCACCGATCGAGATCCGCGGCCGCAACCGGGTGGAGGGGATCGACACCCTTGCCGATCACGCCGCGCTGGAGGTGGCGACCCCCGACGGCCCCTACCGGATCGAGGCCGATTGGGTGATCGGCTGCGACGGGGCGGGCTCGCCGCTGCGGGCGATGCTGGGGCTCGATTTCAAGGGGCGCGTCTTCCAGGACAGCTTCCTGATCGCCGATATCCGCATGCGCTCCGACGATTTTCCGACCGAACGCTGGTTCTGGTTCGAGCCCTGGTTCAAATCCGGCGCTTCCACCCTGCTGCACCGCCAGCCTGACGATATCTGGCGGGTGGATTTCCAGATCGGCTGGGACGTGGACCGGGCCGAGGAATTGAAAGAGGCCAACATCCGCCGCAGGCTCGACGCAATGCTGGGGGCAGAGGTCGCGTACGACATCGTCTGGTCCTCGATCTACACCTTCCAGTGCCGCCGGATGGAGAAATTCCGCCACCACCGGGTGATCTTCGCCGGGGACGCGGCGCATCAGGTTTCCCCCTTCGGCGCGCGCGGGGCCAATTCGGGCATGCAGGACGTGGACAACCTGGGCTGGAAACTGGGGCTGGTGATTACGGGGCAGGCCCCCGACACCCTGCTCGACAGCTATGATCACGAGAGGATCCAGGGCGCGGACGAGAATATCCTGCATTCGACCCGGGCCACGGATTTCATCACCCCGAAATCCAAGGTCAGTCACCTCTTCCGCAACGCGGTGCTGCACCTGGCCGAGAAGCATCCCTTCGCCCGACCCCTCGTGAATTCCGGGCGGCTGTCGGTGCCGTGTGTCTATGACGGCTCGCCGCTCAACGGCCCGGACGCCCTGCCCGGCGGCCCGGCGCGCACCCGGGTGGGCAGCCCCTGCGCCGACGCCCCCCTGGGCGCGGATTTCCTGCTGCGGCAGCTGGGCGACGGCTTCGTCCTGCTGGCGATCGACCGGGCGGTGCCGGACGAGATCGCGCTGGACGGCCCACCGGTCCGCGCCTTGCGCATCTCCAAGGCGGACGATCCCAGCGGGGCGCTGGCCGCGCGCTACCTCGGGACCGCCGAAGGGGCGGTCTATCTCATCCGCCCGGATCAGCATGTGGCCGCCCGCTGGCCCGCCTTCGATGCGGGGGCCGTACAGGCCGCCCTGACCACCGCCTGCGGAAAGGACTGA
- the paaD gene encoding 1,2-phenylacetyl-CoA epoxidase subunit PaaD — translation MQPAPAEIWAWLDAVPDPEIPAISVVDLGIVRDVAWDGDTLEVAVTPTYSGCPATRVIAMDIETALHARGLDKVRIRTQISPPWTTDWLSEKGRAKLLDYGIAPPRAAGGPDSCPRCRSTNVTRISQFGSTPCKAQWRCADCLEPFDYFKCI, via the coding sequence ATGCAACCCGCCCCGGCAGAGATCTGGGCCTGGCTCGACGCGGTGCCCGACCCCGAGATCCCGGCGATCTCGGTGGTGGATCTGGGCATCGTGCGCGACGTGGCCTGGGACGGCGACACCCTGGAGGTCGCGGTGACCCCGACCTATTCGGGCTGCCCGGCCACCCGGGTCATCGCGATGGATATCGAGACAGCGCTGCACGCCCGCGGGCTGGACAAGGTCCGCATCAGGACACAGATCAGCCCGCCCTGGACCACCGACTGGCTGTCGGAAAAGGGCCGTGCAAAGCTGCTGGACTACGGCATCGCGCCCCCCCGGGCGGCGGGCGGGCCGGACAGCTGCCCGCGCTGCCGATCCACCAACGTCACCCGGATCAGCCAGTTCGGATCGACCCCGTGCAAGGCGCAATGGCGCTGCGCCGACTGCCTCGAACCCTTCGACTATTTCAAGTGCATCTGA
- the paaC gene encoding 1,2-phenylacetyl-CoA epoxidase subunit PaaC yields MGQADPDPLFAFLCRMGDNTLVLGHRVSEWCGHAPVLEEDIALANTALDLIGQTQMWLGHAGAVEGKGRSADDLAMLRDVWDFRNLLLVEQPNGDFGQTMMRQFLFDAWHLQMLRALTGSSEPQVAAIAAKSVKEVQYHLERSGEMVIGLGDGTAESHGRMQAALDLLWPYVGEMFQPDPVDRAMAAAGIAPDPSGLRAGFDAHVDAVLAEATLSIPEGGFAQTGGKTGFQHSEHLGHMLTQMQWLQRAYPGARW; encoded by the coding sequence ATGGGACAGGCGGACCCGGACCCGCTCTTCGCGTTTCTGTGCCGGATGGGCGACAACACGCTGGTGCTCGGCCACCGGGTCAGCGAGTGGTGCGGCCATGCGCCGGTGCTGGAGGAGGACATCGCCCTGGCCAACACCGCGCTCGACCTGATCGGCCAGACCCAGATGTGGCTCGGCCATGCGGGCGCGGTCGAGGGCAAGGGCCGCTCGGCGGACGATCTGGCGATGCTGCGCGACGTGTGGGATTTCCGCAACCTGCTGCTGGTCGAGCAGCCCAATGGCGATTTCGGCCAGACCATGATGCGCCAGTTCCTGTTCGATGCGTGGCACCTGCAGATGTTGCGCGCCCTGACCGGGTCGTCGGAGCCGCAGGTGGCCGCGATCGCGGCCAAGTCGGTCAAGGAGGTGCAGTACCATCTCGAACGCTCCGGCGAGATGGTGATCGGGCTGGGCGACGGCACCGCCGAGAGCCATGGCCGGATGCAGGCGGCGCTCGATCTGCTGTGGCCCTATGTGGGCGAGATGTTCCAGCCCGACCCGGTGGACAGGGCGATGGCCGCCGCCGGGATCGCGCCGGACCCGTCCGGTCTGCGGGCGGGGTTCGACGCCCATGTGGACGCGGTGCTGGCCGAGGCGACCCTGTCGATCCCCGAAGGCGGCTTTGCCCAGACCGGCGGCAAGACTGGGTTCCAGCATTCCGAGCACCTGGGACACATGCTGACCCAGATGCAATGGCTGCAACGGGCCTATCCCGGGGCCCGGTGGTAG
- a CDS encoding DUF2783 domain-containing protein, with translation MTRLNTDPNIDAPDDFYAALLAAHEGKTDAESAAFNARLILVLANHIGDREVLEAALAAAQ, from the coding sequence ATGACCCGGCTCAACACCGACCCGAATATCGACGCCCCGGACGATTTCTACGCCGCCCTGCTCGCCGCGCACGAAGGCAAGACCGACGCGGAAAGTGCCGCCTTCAACGCCCGGCTGATCCTGGTGCTGGCCAACCATATCGGCGACCGCGAGGTGCTGGAGGCCGCCCTGGCCGCGGCGCAGTAG
- the paaI gene encoding hydroxyphenylacetyl-CoA thioesterase PaaI: MTPQERARRAAEAMWSSDQASRWLGMRLVSVDVGTATLTLEVAAHHCNGHGICHGGITFALADSAFAFACNSRNQATVAQHNAITYIAPAQLGDTLTATARELSLTGRSGIYDIRVADQDDRTVAEMRGLSRAIKGRLFEE, translated from the coding sequence TTGACACCGCAGGAGCGCGCCCGCCGCGCCGCGGAGGCCATGTGGTCCTCGGACCAGGCCTCCAGATGGCTGGGCATGCGGCTCGTGTCGGTCGATGTGGGGACCGCAACCCTGACCCTGGAGGTGGCCGCCCACCATTGCAACGGGCACGGGATCTGCCATGGCGGCATCACCTTTGCCCTGGCCGACAGCGCCTTCGCCTTTGCCTGCAACAGCCGCAACCAGGCGACGGTCGCCCAGCACAATGCGATCACCTACATCGCCCCCGCCCAACTGGGCGACACCCTGACGGCCACGGCGCGGGAGCTTTCGCTGACCGGGCGCAGCGGCATCTACGACATACGCGTCGCGGATCAGGACGACCGGACCGTCGCCGAGATGCGCGGCCTGTCCCGCGCGATCAAGGGGCGGCTGTTCGAGGAATGA
- a CDS encoding MBL fold metallo-hydrolase — MAKAFASQGDMTEKTITFDEVGRGVYAFTAEGDPNSGVIIGDDSVMIVEAQATPRLAQKVIERVRSVTDKPISHLVLTHYHAVRVLGASAYGAGQIIMSDTARAMVAERGQEDWDSEFQRFPRLFEGHESIPGLTWPTTTFSESMTVYLGTRRVDIRKIGRAHTAGDAVIHVPDENVMFTGDIVEDRSACYCGDGHFGDWGRTLDAILACEVDAVAPGRGGALIGKEAVQRAIASTRDFVDSTYRPAARVAARGGSLKEAWDAVRAACDPKFADYAIYEHCLPFNVARAFDEARGIDTPRIWTAQRDLEMWEALQG; from the coding sequence ATGGCAAAGGCCTTCGCATCCCAGGGCGACATGACCGAGAAGACCATCACCTTCGACGAGGTCGGCCGGGGCGTCTATGCCTTCACCGCCGAGGGCGATCCGAATTCGGGCGTGATCATCGGCGATGACAGCGTCATGATCGTAGAGGCCCAGGCCACCCCGCGCCTGGCGCAGAAGGTGATCGAGCGGGTGCGCAGCGTCACCGACAAGCCGATCAGCCACCTGGTGCTGACCCATTACCATGCGGTGCGGGTGCTCGGCGCGTCGGCCTACGGGGCGGGGCAGATCATCATGTCCGACACCGCCCGCGCCATGGTCGCCGAACGCGGGCAGGAGGATTGGGACAGCGAATTCCAGCGCTTTCCGCGCCTGTTCGAGGGGCACGAGTCGATCCCCGGCCTGACCTGGCCGACCACGACCTTTTCCGAGAGCATGACCGTCTATCTCGGCACCCGCCGGGTCGATATCCGCAAGATCGGGCGCGCCCATACCGCCGGGGACGCGGTGATCCATGTGCCCGACGAGAACGTCATGTTCACCGGCGACATCGTCGAGGACCGCTCCGCGTGTTATTGCGGCGACGGGCATTTCGGCGACTGGGGCCGGACGCTCGACGCGATCCTGGCCTGCGAAGTGGACGCGGTCGCTCCCGGGCGCGGCGGGGCGCTGATCGGCAAGGAGGCGGTGCAGCGCGCCATCGCCAGCACCCGCGACTTCGTCGACAGCACCTATCGCCCGGCGGCCCGTGTCGCGGCGCGCGGCGGCTCGCTCAAGGAGGCGTGGGACGCCGTGCGCGCCGCCTGCGACCCGAAATTCGCCGATTACGCGATCTACGAGCATTGCCTGCCCTTCAACGTGGCCCGGGCCTTCGACGAGGCCCGCGGCATCGACACGCCCCGGATCTGGACCGCCCAGCGGGATCTCGAGATGTGGGAGGCGTTGCAGGGCTGA
- the paaK gene encoding phenylacetate--CoA ligase PaaK, whose protein sequence is MKDLSPNRAELDPIEIASRDEIAALQLDRMKWSLRHAYDNVPMYRARFDAAGVHPDDLRDLKDLAKFPFTHKSDLRDHYPFGMSAVPRDRLVRVHASSGTTGKPTVVVYTRHDIEVWADTLARSLRASGLRAGDMIHNAYGYGLFTGGLGAHYGIEKLGATVIPMGGGQTEKQVSLIHDFRPTAIMVTPSYMLNILEGFHKAGLDPRQSSLQVGVFGAEPWTNAMRQEVEEAFDMHAVDIYGLSEVMGPGVANECVETKDGLHVWEDHYYPEIIDPQTGEVLKDGAEGELVFTTLTKEGMPMIRYRTRDLTRLLPGTARSMRRIEKITGRSDDMMILRGVNVFPTQIEEQVMATGGLGPYFQIELYTSGRLDAMRVFVEATPAAADELSRTAAARVLTKHVRDMVGVSIEVVVGDPGSVARSQGKAVRVIDNRKKD, encoded by the coding sequence ATGAAAGACCTGAGCCCGAACCGGGCGGAGCTGGACCCGATCGAGATCGCCAGCCGCGACGAGATTGCGGCGCTCCAGCTCGACCGGATGAAATGGTCCCTGCGCCATGCCTATGACAATGTGCCGATGTATCGCGCCCGGTTCGACGCGGCCGGGGTGCATCCCGACGACCTGCGCGACTTGAAGGATCTCGCGAAGTTTCCCTTCACCCACAAGAGCGACCTGCGCGACCACTATCCTTTCGGCATGTCGGCGGTGCCGCGCGACAGGCTGGTGCGGGTGCATGCCTCGTCGGGGACCACGGGCAAGCCGACGGTGGTGGTCTATACCCGCCACGATATCGAGGTCTGGGCCGACACCCTGGCGCGCAGTCTGCGGGCCTCCGGCCTCAGGGCGGGCGACATGATCCACAATGCCTATGGCTACGGGCTGTTCACCGGGGGTCTGGGCGCCCATTACGGCATCGAGAAGCTGGGCGCGACGGTCATTCCCATGGGCGGCGGGCAGACCGAAAAGCAGGTCAGCCTGATCCATGATTTCCGGCCGACCGCCATCATGGTGACGCCGTCCTACATGCTCAATATCCTTGAAGGGTTCCACAAGGCGGGTCTGGATCCGCGGCAATCCTCGTTGCAGGTGGGCGTGTTCGGGGCCGAGCCCTGGACCAACGCCATGCGCCAGGAGGTCGAAGAGGCCTTCGACATGCACGCGGTGGACATCTACGGGCTGAGCGAGGTCATGGGGCCGGGGGTGGCCAATGAATGCGTGGAGACCAAGGACGGGCTCCATGTCTGGGAAGACCATTACTATCCGGAGATCATCGACCCGCAGACCGGCGAGGTGCTCAAGGACGGTGCGGAGGGCGAGCTGGTCTTCACCACCCTGACCAAGGAGGGGATGCCGATGATCCGCTACCGCACGCGCGATCTGACCCGGCTTCTGCCCGGCACGGCGCGCAGCATGCGGCGGATCGAAAAGATCACCGGGCGCTCCGACGACATGATGATCCTGCGCGGGGTCAATGTCTTTCCGACCCAGATCGAGGAACAGGTGATGGCCACCGGCGGGCTGGGCCCGTATTTCCAGATCGAACTCTACACCTCGGGGCGGCTGGACGCGATGCGGGTCTTCGTCGAGGCGACCCCGGCGGCGGCGGACGAGCTGTCGAGAACCGCCGCGGCCCGTGTCCTGACCAAGCATGTCCGGGACATGGTCGGGGTGTCCATCGAAGTGGTCGTCGGCGACCCCGGCTCGGTCGCGCGCAGCCAGGGCAAGGCCGTCCGCGTCATCGACAACCGCAAAAAGGACTAG
- a CDS encoding MarR family winged helix-turn-helix transcriptional regulator, whose amino-acid sequence MQTPAPDFDLERYLPYRLTVIAGRLSAEIARQYKARFGISLPEWRVLLNVGHAENLSIRDIEKRADLEKSKVSRAASKLEAKGYLRKHVDTQDKRLLQLSLTEEGRQLLDALIPIAAAFQADLDARLGGHRDALHEALDRLLPAEEA is encoded by the coding sequence ATGCAGACCCCAGCCCCGGATTTCGACCTGGAACGCTACTTGCCCTACCGGCTGACCGTGATCGCCGGGCGGCTCAGCGCCGAGATCGCGCGGCAATACAAGGCGCGGTTCGGGATCTCTCTGCCGGAGTGGCGCGTGCTGCTGAATGTCGGCCATGCGGAGAACCTGTCGATCCGCGATATCGAGAAACGCGCCGACCTGGAGAAATCCAAGGTCAGCCGCGCGGCCTCGAAACTCGAAGCGAAGGGCTATCTGCGCAAGCATGTGGATACGCAGGACAAGCGGCTGCTTCAGCTGTCCCTGACCGAGGAGGGACGGCAATTGCTCGATGCACTGATCCCCATCGCGGCGGCGTTCCAGGCTGATCTCGACGCGCGGCTCGGGGGCCATCGCGACGCGTTGCACGAGGCGCTCGACCGGCTGCTGCCCGCCGAAGAGGCCTGA
- the paaB gene encoding 1,2-phenylacetyl-CoA epoxidase subunit PaaB, with protein sequence MSTQPAADPDAPAPRPRRPEWPLWEVFIRGQHGLSHRHVGSLHAPDEEMAIKHARDVYTRRNEGVSIWVVEARHIAASSPSEKGPLYEPSESKVYRHPTFFDIPDDVGAM encoded by the coding sequence ATGAGCACACAGCCCGCCGCAGATCCCGACGCGCCCGCCCCGCGCCCCCGCCGCCCCGAATGGCCCCTCTGGGAGGTGTTCATCCGTGGTCAGCACGGGCTGAGCCACCGCCATGTCGGCAGCCTGCATGCCCCGGACGAAGAGATGGCGATCAAGCATGCCCGCGACGTCTATACCCGCCGCAACGAGGGCGTCAGCATCTGGGTGGTGGAGGCGCGCCACATCGCGGCCTCCAGCCCGTCGGAGAAAGGGCCGCTCTACGAACCCTCCGAGAGCAAGGTCTACCGGCATCCGACCTTCTTCGACATCCCCGACGACGTGGGGGCGATGTGA